A single Phragmites australis chromosome 4, lpPhrAust1.1, whole genome shotgun sequence DNA region contains:
- the LOC133915771 gene encoding protein FAR1-RELATED SEQUENCE 9-like isoform X4 has translation MERGAGSEQGSPESEMGDGDNDSVGYGAEMDVDAGSGSAGAAPASSASASAYAARAGAYDGVDPFEGMEFDDEEDAWTFYNVYAHRVGFSTRISVMHRSRRDGTVMSRQFVCAKEGFRTYRGKNEGARSDAGAGDEDSGRGRRTRAVTRVGCKAMIRVKKQDNGRWTVTKLETAHNHPLVPANQVHCLRPHKPLSECGKQRAFGGHRNGGTLLAIEPPPTPLTPPVPHTSIAHVVPQYVSDDIGNGTRVILDYVKRMQSEDPAFFYAMQFVEGHPVGNVFWADARAQMAYKDFGDAVVLDDYCKRSKHELPLVVFTGVNHHCQPVLFCCAIIADNTEASFVWLFETFLLAMSGQHPASLTMEHDSAVQSAASKVFPLTRLQFCKWHIMNEAQDKLSHFLNAFPSFHEGFVNCINMADTIDEFEANWKALISKVSSQNSEWLDSMYNCRHQWVPVYLRDTFFGDVSLKHQCASRSSLFEGYISAKTDSQSFIQQYEKALDCCYEKEVKEEFDTKYSLPDIKTSSPIEKQGAELYTKSMFLKFQQELINASVSTAAMVKEKGNVSIYKVTKSEGSEKPFTVEFSSSESSATCSCRMFEYFGIVCRHILTVFGARGVSALPSQYFLKRWTKNAMDRSSNKKVGEISRVEPKEEQRSSAEDGEQSPTWRYNSLCREALRYAEEGASSLEVYIVAMQALQVAANRVDMAKRGFGQVAPLAVMPIAAQPPESFGKIQEICSSKQKKRKRNPNNSRENSTSNQLMYAQQPDNFLFVAPGSSSASQGPSQLIAAAPISSSTQYGQTSASAHSSGNVEGGETKSTGAVSQIKEGTKGKVLKDRSLLCLLSQLGAHEDVAWEECSDAAMHEESQT, from the exons atggagaGAGGGGCGGGGAGCGAGCAGGGGTCGCCCGAGAGCGAAATGGGCGACGGGGACAACGACAGCGTCGGCTACGGCGCGGAGATGGATGTGGACGCCGGGAGCGGCTCGGCcggggcggcgccggcgagctCGGCCTCGGCGTCGGCGTACGCGGCCCGCGCCGGCGCGTACGACGGCGTCGACCCGTTCGAGGGCATGGAGttcgacgacgaggaggacgcCTGGACGTTCTACAATGTGTACGCCCACCGCGTCGGGTTCAGCACCAGGATTAGCGTCATGCACCGGTCGCGGCGGGACGGCACCGTAATGTCGCGCCAGTTCGTCTGCGCCAAGGAAGGGTTCCGCACCTACCGCGGGAAGAACGAGGGTGCCCGTTCCGATGCTGGCGCCGGCGATGAGGATAGTGGGAGGGGCCGGCGGACACGGGCTGTCACGAGGGTTGGCTGCAAGGCCATGATCCGGGTGAAGAAGCAGGACAACGGCCGGTGGACTGTGACCAAGCTGGAGACTGCACATAACCATCCCCTGGTCCCTGCAAACCAGGTGCATTGTCTGCGCCCGCACAAGCCACTGTCAGAGTGTGGAAAGCAGCGGGCCTTTGGGGGCCATCGAAATGGTGGTACTCTTCTGGCCATTGAGCCGCCGCCAACACCTCTTACGCCGCCTGTGCCTCACACAAGCATAGCTCATGTGGTTCCCCAGTATGTTTCGGATGATATTGGAAATGGTACTCGAGTAATTTTGGATTATGTCAAACGCATGCAATCTGAAGATCCAGCGTTCTTTTATGCCATGCAGTTTGTCGAGGGGCATCCTGTAGGGAATGTCTTTTGGGCTGATGCGAGAGCTCAGATGGCATACAAAGACTTTGGAGATGCCGTTGTCTTGGATGACTACTGCAAAAGGAGCAAGCATGAACTTCCACTTGTCGTTTTTACTGGAGTCAATCACCATTGCCAGCCAGTCCTATTTTGTTGTGCCATCATTGCAGATAACACTGAGGCATcttttgtttggttgtttgaGACATTTCTCTTGGCAATGTCTGGTCAACACCCTGCCTCTCTTACCATGGAGCATGATAGTGCTGTACAATCAGCTGCTTCGAAGGTTTTTCCTCTAACTAGGCTCCAATTTTGCAAGTGGCACATCATGAATGAAGCGCAGGATAAGCTATCACATTTCCTGAATGCATTCCCATCCTTTCATGAGGGCTTTGTCAATTGTATCAACATGGCTGACACAATTGATGAGTTTGAAGCAAATTGGAAGGCATTAATTTCTAAGGTCAGCTCTCAAAACAGTGAATGGCTTGACTCAATGTACAATTGCCGGCATCAATGGGTCCCAGTTTACTTGAGGGATACATTCTTTGGGGATGTGTCATTAAAGCATCAGTGTGCAAGCAGGAGTTCATTATTTGAAGGTTACATCAGTGCCAAAACTGATTCACAGTCATTCATTCAGCAGTACGAAAAAGCTTTGGACTGTTGTTATGAGAAAGAGGTGAAGGAAGAATTTGATACAAAATATTCACTTCCGGATATCAAGACATCATCTCCTATTGAGAAGCAAGGAGCAGAGTTATACACAAAGTCAATGTTTTTGAAATTCCAACAGGAATTGATCAATGCCTCTGTTTCCACTGCTGCAATGGTAAAAGAGAAGGGCAATGTTTCCATTTATAAAGTGACCAAATCTGAAGGAAGTGAGAAGCCTTTTACAGTTGAATTCAGTTCTTCTGAAAGTTCTGCGACTTGTAGCTGTCGGATGTTTGAATATTTTGGTATTGTCTGTAGGCACATACTTACTGTGTTTGGTGCACGAGGTGTATCTGCACTTCCTTCacagtattttttaaaaagatggACAAAAAATGCCATGGATAGAAGCTCAAACAAGAAAGTTGGTGAAATTAGCAGAGTTGAGCCCAAGGAGGAGCAAAGAAGTAGCGCTGAAGATGGTGAGCAATCTCCGACATGGCGTTACAACAGTTTGTGTCGTGAAGCGCTTAGATATGCTGAAGAGGGAGCATCATCATTAGAGGTTTATATTGTAGCAATGCAGGCTCTTCAAGTGGCTGCTAACCGGGTTGATATGGCCAAGAGAGGTTTTGGACAGGTAGCACCATTAGCGGTGATGCCAATTGCAGCCCAACCACCAGAAAGTTTTGGAAAAATCCAGGAGATATGTTCTAGTAagcaaaagaagagaaaaaggaatccAAACAACTCAAGGGAGAACTCCACATCAAATCAACTTATGTATGCGCAACAACCTgataattttctttttgttgctcCTGGTTCATCAAGTGCTTCACAAGGGCCTAGTCAGCTAATTGCTGCTGCTCCCATTTCTTCGAGTACCCAGTATGGACAAACATCAG CATCAGCACATTCTTCAGGAAATGTGGAAGGAGGAGAAACAAAATCTACAGGGGCTGTTTCACAAATAAAAGAG GGGACAAAGGGGAAGGTTCTGAAGGATCGGTCACTTCTATGCTTGCTATCTCAG CTTGGCGCACACGAGGACGTCGCGTGGGAGGAGTGCAGTGATGCGGCAATGCACGAAGAGTCGCAGACGTGA
- the LOC133915771 gene encoding protein FAR1-RELATED SEQUENCE 5-like isoform X3, producing the protein MERGAGSEQGSPESEMGDGDNDSVGYGAEMDVDAGSGSAGAAPASSASASAYAARAGAYDGVDPFEGMEFDDEEDAWTFYNVYAHRVGFSTRISVMHRSRRDGTVMSRQFVCAKEGFRTYRGKNEGARSDAGAGDEDSGRGRRTRAVTRVGCKAMIRVKKQDNGRWTVTKLETAHNHPLVPANQVHCLRPHKPLSECGKQRAFGGHRNGGTLLAIEPPPTPLTPPVPHTSIAHVVPQYVSDDIGNGTRVILDYVKRMQSEDPAFFYAMQFVEGHPVGNVFWADARAQMAYKDFGDAVVLDDYCKRSKHELPLVVFTGVNHHCQPVLFCCAIIADNTEASFVWLFETFLLAMSGQHPASLTMEHDSAVQSAASKVFPLTRLQFCKWHIMNEAQDKLSHFLNAFPSFHEGFVNCINMADTIDEFEANWKALISKVSSQNSEWLDSMYNCRHQWVPVYLRDTFFGDVSLKHQCASRSSLFEGYISAKTDSQSFIQQYEKALDCCYEKEVKEEFDTKYSLPDIKTSSPIEKQGAELYTKSMFLKFQQELINASVSTAAMVKEKGNVSIYKVTKSEGSEKPFTVEFSSSESSATCSCRMFEYFGIVCRHILTVFGARGVSALPSQYFLKRWTKNAMDRSSNKKVGEISRVEPKEEQRSSAEDGEQSPTWRYNSLCREALRYAEEGASSLEVYIVAMQALQVAANRVDMAKRGFGQVAPLAVMPIAAQPPESFGKIQEICSSKQKKRKRNPNNSRENSTSNQLMYAQQPDNFLFVAPGSSSASQGPSQLIAAAPISSSTQYGQTSGANHSVDDNTSPASLAVDKFSGLPNPNASASAHSSGNVEGGETKSTGAVSQIKEGTKGKVLKDRSLLCLLSQLGAHEDVAWEECSDAAMHEESQT; encoded by the exons atggagaGAGGGGCGGGGAGCGAGCAGGGGTCGCCCGAGAGCGAAATGGGCGACGGGGACAACGACAGCGTCGGCTACGGCGCGGAGATGGATGTGGACGCCGGGAGCGGCTCGGCcggggcggcgccggcgagctCGGCCTCGGCGTCGGCGTACGCGGCCCGCGCCGGCGCGTACGACGGCGTCGACCCGTTCGAGGGCATGGAGttcgacgacgaggaggacgcCTGGACGTTCTACAATGTGTACGCCCACCGCGTCGGGTTCAGCACCAGGATTAGCGTCATGCACCGGTCGCGGCGGGACGGCACCGTAATGTCGCGCCAGTTCGTCTGCGCCAAGGAAGGGTTCCGCACCTACCGCGGGAAGAACGAGGGTGCCCGTTCCGATGCTGGCGCCGGCGATGAGGATAGTGGGAGGGGCCGGCGGACACGGGCTGTCACGAGGGTTGGCTGCAAGGCCATGATCCGGGTGAAGAAGCAGGACAACGGCCGGTGGACTGTGACCAAGCTGGAGACTGCACATAACCATCCCCTGGTCCCTGCAAACCAGGTGCATTGTCTGCGCCCGCACAAGCCACTGTCAGAGTGTGGAAAGCAGCGGGCCTTTGGGGGCCATCGAAATGGTGGTACTCTTCTGGCCATTGAGCCGCCGCCAACACCTCTTACGCCGCCTGTGCCTCACACAAGCATAGCTCATGTGGTTCCCCAGTATGTTTCGGATGATATTGGAAATGGTACTCGAGTAATTTTGGATTATGTCAAACGCATGCAATCTGAAGATCCAGCGTTCTTTTATGCCATGCAGTTTGTCGAGGGGCATCCTGTAGGGAATGTCTTTTGGGCTGATGCGAGAGCTCAGATGGCATACAAAGACTTTGGAGATGCCGTTGTCTTGGATGACTACTGCAAAAGGAGCAAGCATGAACTTCCACTTGTCGTTTTTACTGGAGTCAATCACCATTGCCAGCCAGTCCTATTTTGTTGTGCCATCATTGCAGATAACACTGAGGCATcttttgtttggttgtttgaGACATTTCTCTTGGCAATGTCTGGTCAACACCCTGCCTCTCTTACCATGGAGCATGATAGTGCTGTACAATCAGCTGCTTCGAAGGTTTTTCCTCTAACTAGGCTCCAATTTTGCAAGTGGCACATCATGAATGAAGCGCAGGATAAGCTATCACATTTCCTGAATGCATTCCCATCCTTTCATGAGGGCTTTGTCAATTGTATCAACATGGCTGACACAATTGATGAGTTTGAAGCAAATTGGAAGGCATTAATTTCTAAGGTCAGCTCTCAAAACAGTGAATGGCTTGACTCAATGTACAATTGCCGGCATCAATGGGTCCCAGTTTACTTGAGGGATACATTCTTTGGGGATGTGTCATTAAAGCATCAGTGTGCAAGCAGGAGTTCATTATTTGAAGGTTACATCAGTGCCAAAACTGATTCACAGTCATTCATTCAGCAGTACGAAAAAGCTTTGGACTGTTGTTATGAGAAAGAGGTGAAGGAAGAATTTGATACAAAATATTCACTTCCGGATATCAAGACATCATCTCCTATTGAGAAGCAAGGAGCAGAGTTATACACAAAGTCAATGTTTTTGAAATTCCAACAGGAATTGATCAATGCCTCTGTTTCCACTGCTGCAATGGTAAAAGAGAAGGGCAATGTTTCCATTTATAAAGTGACCAAATCTGAAGGAAGTGAGAAGCCTTTTACAGTTGAATTCAGTTCTTCTGAAAGTTCTGCGACTTGTAGCTGTCGGATGTTTGAATATTTTGGTATTGTCTGTAGGCACATACTTACTGTGTTTGGTGCACGAGGTGTATCTGCACTTCCTTCacagtattttttaaaaagatggACAAAAAATGCCATGGATAGAAGCTCAAACAAGAAAGTTGGTGAAATTAGCAGAGTTGAGCCCAAGGAGGAGCAAAGAAGTAGCGCTGAAGATGGTGAGCAATCTCCGACATGGCGTTACAACAGTTTGTGTCGTGAAGCGCTTAGATATGCTGAAGAGGGAGCATCATCATTAGAGGTTTATATTGTAGCAATGCAGGCTCTTCAAGTGGCTGCTAACCGGGTTGATATGGCCAAGAGAGGTTTTGGACAGGTAGCACCATTAGCGGTGATGCCAATTGCAGCCCAACCACCAGAAAGTTTTGGAAAAATCCAGGAGATATGTTCTAGTAagcaaaagaagagaaaaaggaatccAAACAACTCAAGGGAGAACTCCACATCAAATCAACTTATGTATGCGCAACAACCTgataattttctttttgttgctcCTGGTTCATCAAGTGCTTCACAAGGGCCTAGTCAGCTAATTGCTGCTGCTCCCATTTCTTCGAGTACCCAGTATGGACAAACATCAGGTGCTAATCACTCAGTCGATGACAATACCTCACCTGCATCTCTAGCTGTTGACAAGTTTTCTGGATTGCCTAACCCAAATGCATCAGCATCAGCACATTCTTCAGGAAATGTGGAAGGAGGAGAAACAAAATCTACAGGGGCTGTTTCACAAATAAAAGAG GGGACAAAGGGGAAGGTTCTGAAGGATCGGTCACTTCTATGCTTGCTATCTCAG CTTGGCGCACACGAGGACGTCGCGTGGGAGGAGTGCAGTGATGCGGCAATGCACGAAGAGTCGCAGACGTGA
- the LOC133915771 gene encoding protein FAR1-RELATED SEQUENCE 5-like isoform X1: protein MERGAGSEQGSPESEMGDGDNDSVGYGAEMDVDAGSGSAGAAPASSASASAYAARAGAYDGVDPFEGMEFDDEEDAWTFYNVYAHRVGFSTRISVMHRSRRDGTVMSRQFVCAKEGFRTYRGKNEGARSDAGAGDEDSGRGRRTRAVTRVGCKAMIRVKKQDNGRWTVTKLETAHNHPLVPANQVHCLRPHKPLSECGKQRAFGGHRNGGTLLAIEPPPTPLTPPVPHTSIAHVVPQYVSDDIGNGTRVILDYVKRMQSEDPAFFYAMQFVEGHPVGNVFWADARAQMAYKDFGDAVVLDDYCKRSKHELPLVVFTGVNHHCQPVLFCCAIIADNTEASFVWLFETFLLAMSGQHPASLTMEHDSAVQSAASKVFPLTRLQFCKWHIMNEAQDKLSHFLNAFPSFHEGFVNCINMADTIDEFEANWKALISKVSSQNSEWLDSMYNCRHQWVPVYLRDTFFGDVSLKHQCASRSSLFEGYISAKTDSQSFIQQYEKALDCCYEKEVKEEFDTKYSLPDIKTSSPIEKQGAELYTKSMFLKFQQELINASVSTAAMVKEKGNVSIYKVTKSEGSEKPFTVEFSSSESSATCSCRMFEYFGIVCRHILTVFGARGVSALPSQYFLKRWTKNAMDRSSNKKVGEISRVEPKEEQRSSAEDGEQSPTWRYNSLCREALRYAEEGASSLEVYIVAMQALQVAANRVDMAKRGFGQVAPLAVMPIAAQPPESFGKIQEICSSKQKKRKRNPNNSRENSTSNQLMYAQQPDNFLFVAPGSSSASQGPSQLIAAAPISSSTQYGQTSGANHSVDDNTSPASLAVDKFSGLPNPNASASAHSSGNVEGGETKSTGAVSQIKESHELSQANGNRGCSVNTLNASAAPQLVTVPIGLCLPSMDGSKISAAGMNSVHSGDISSNGKVSLGLHQCQSSAQQSTTHSQTKTLDSIDSRANPEGSSIRAAAIAAGARIASPSDAASIIKAAQSKGAIHIKPGENLPNYLKPLAPKPLSSLPLVNTPNWAHASPGHMQSGQCSFGDSAAAKDAIFGSTDGSDNDEYDDDTDDDEDEELTSDEAEQE, encoded by the exons atggagaGAGGGGCGGGGAGCGAGCAGGGGTCGCCCGAGAGCGAAATGGGCGACGGGGACAACGACAGCGTCGGCTACGGCGCGGAGATGGATGTGGACGCCGGGAGCGGCTCGGCcggggcggcgccggcgagctCGGCCTCGGCGTCGGCGTACGCGGCCCGCGCCGGCGCGTACGACGGCGTCGACCCGTTCGAGGGCATGGAGttcgacgacgaggaggacgcCTGGACGTTCTACAATGTGTACGCCCACCGCGTCGGGTTCAGCACCAGGATTAGCGTCATGCACCGGTCGCGGCGGGACGGCACCGTAATGTCGCGCCAGTTCGTCTGCGCCAAGGAAGGGTTCCGCACCTACCGCGGGAAGAACGAGGGTGCCCGTTCCGATGCTGGCGCCGGCGATGAGGATAGTGGGAGGGGCCGGCGGACACGGGCTGTCACGAGGGTTGGCTGCAAGGCCATGATCCGGGTGAAGAAGCAGGACAACGGCCGGTGGACTGTGACCAAGCTGGAGACTGCACATAACCATCCCCTGGTCCCTGCAAACCAGGTGCATTGTCTGCGCCCGCACAAGCCACTGTCAGAGTGTGGAAAGCAGCGGGCCTTTGGGGGCCATCGAAATGGTGGTACTCTTCTGGCCATTGAGCCGCCGCCAACACCTCTTACGCCGCCTGTGCCTCACACAAGCATAGCTCATGTGGTTCCCCAGTATGTTTCGGATGATATTGGAAATGGTACTCGAGTAATTTTGGATTATGTCAAACGCATGCAATCTGAAGATCCAGCGTTCTTTTATGCCATGCAGTTTGTCGAGGGGCATCCTGTAGGGAATGTCTTTTGGGCTGATGCGAGAGCTCAGATGGCATACAAAGACTTTGGAGATGCCGTTGTCTTGGATGACTACTGCAAAAGGAGCAAGCATGAACTTCCACTTGTCGTTTTTACTGGAGTCAATCACCATTGCCAGCCAGTCCTATTTTGTTGTGCCATCATTGCAGATAACACTGAGGCATcttttgtttggttgtttgaGACATTTCTCTTGGCAATGTCTGGTCAACACCCTGCCTCTCTTACCATGGAGCATGATAGTGCTGTACAATCAGCTGCTTCGAAGGTTTTTCCTCTAACTAGGCTCCAATTTTGCAAGTGGCACATCATGAATGAAGCGCAGGATAAGCTATCACATTTCCTGAATGCATTCCCATCCTTTCATGAGGGCTTTGTCAATTGTATCAACATGGCTGACACAATTGATGAGTTTGAAGCAAATTGGAAGGCATTAATTTCTAAGGTCAGCTCTCAAAACAGTGAATGGCTTGACTCAATGTACAATTGCCGGCATCAATGGGTCCCAGTTTACTTGAGGGATACATTCTTTGGGGATGTGTCATTAAAGCATCAGTGTGCAAGCAGGAGTTCATTATTTGAAGGTTACATCAGTGCCAAAACTGATTCACAGTCATTCATTCAGCAGTACGAAAAAGCTTTGGACTGTTGTTATGAGAAAGAGGTGAAGGAAGAATTTGATACAAAATATTCACTTCCGGATATCAAGACATCATCTCCTATTGAGAAGCAAGGAGCAGAGTTATACACAAAGTCAATGTTTTTGAAATTCCAACAGGAATTGATCAATGCCTCTGTTTCCACTGCTGCAATGGTAAAAGAGAAGGGCAATGTTTCCATTTATAAAGTGACCAAATCTGAAGGAAGTGAGAAGCCTTTTACAGTTGAATTCAGTTCTTCTGAAAGTTCTGCGACTTGTAGCTGTCGGATGTTTGAATATTTTGGTATTGTCTGTAGGCACATACTTACTGTGTTTGGTGCACGAGGTGTATCTGCACTTCCTTCacagtattttttaaaaagatggACAAAAAATGCCATGGATAGAAGCTCAAACAAGAAAGTTGGTGAAATTAGCAGAGTTGAGCCCAAGGAGGAGCAAAGAAGTAGCGCTGAAGATGGTGAGCAATCTCCGACATGGCGTTACAACAGTTTGTGTCGTGAAGCGCTTAGATATGCTGAAGAGGGAGCATCATCATTAGAGGTTTATATTGTAGCAATGCAGGCTCTTCAAGTGGCTGCTAACCGGGTTGATATGGCCAAGAGAGGTTTTGGACAGGTAGCACCATTAGCGGTGATGCCAATTGCAGCCCAACCACCAGAAAGTTTTGGAAAAATCCAGGAGATATGTTCTAGTAagcaaaagaagagaaaaaggaatccAAACAACTCAAGGGAGAACTCCACATCAAATCAACTTATGTATGCGCAACAACCTgataattttctttttgttgctcCTGGTTCATCAAGTGCTTCACAAGGGCCTAGTCAGCTAATTGCTGCTGCTCCCATTTCTTCGAGTACCCAGTATGGACAAACATCAGGTGCTAATCACTCAGTCGATGACAATACCTCACCTGCATCTCTAGCTGTTGACAAGTTTTCTGGATTGCCTAACCCAAATGCATCAGCATCAGCACATTCTTCAGGAAATGTGGAAGGAGGAGAAACAAAATCTACAGGGGCTGTTTCACAAATAAAAGAG AGCCATGAACTATCCCAAGCTAATGGTAACAGGGGATGCAGTGTAAATACATTAAACGCTAGTGCTGCACCACAGCTCGTGACTGTTCCTATTGGATTGTGCCTTCCGTCCATGGATGGCTCCAAGATATCTGCAG CTGGTATGAATTCTGTACATTCCGGAGATATCAGTAGCAACGGTAAGGTGTCACTTGGTCTTCATCAATGTCAGTCATCTGCACAACAGTCAACTACACATTCACAGACAAAAACACTTGACAGTATTGATTCTCGGGCAAATCCTGAGGGTTCTTCTATAAGGGCCGCAGCCATTGCAGCTGGTGCACGCATTGCGTCTCCATCTGATGCAGCTTCAATCATAAAAGCGGCACAGTCGAAAGGTGCCATCCACATTAAGCCTGGGGAAAACCTCCCGAATTACCTGAAACCATTAGCACCAAAACCGCTCTCCTCGCTACCACTGGTGAACACACCCAACTGGGCACATGCATCCCCTGGCCATATGCAGTCGGGACAGTGTAGCTTTGGTGATTCCGCAGCAGCCAAGGACGCAATTTTTGGTTCCACAGATGGCAGTGACAACGATGAGTACGATGATGACActgatgacgatgaagatgaggagCTAACCAGCGATGAGGCAGAACAAGAATGA